The following are from one region of the Stanieria cyanosphaera PCC 7437 genome:
- a CDS encoding glycosyltransferase family 4 protein: MNAGKRIALISVHGDPAIEIGKEEAGGQNVYVRQVGEALARQGWQVDMFTRKTNPTQSSIVQHSPNCRTIRLVAGSETFIPRDQLFEYLPTFVDQLRQFQRDNQIQYSLVHTNYWLSAWVGMELKKHQPLKQIHTYHSLGAIKYQSVSEIPAIAATRLEVEKTCLETADCIVATSPQEQEHMRQFVSSQGKIEIIPCGTDIDRFGSVSSSEARLRLGIPKSSLVVLYVGRFDQRKGIETLVKAIGKSIFPGLADIRLIIVGGSRSGQSDGIERERIEGIVDELGLREFTTFPGQVDHDELPNYYAAANLCVVPSHYEPFGLVAIEAMASGTPVVASDVGGLKFTVADEKTGLLCPPQDEESFKEAIDRILSRPTWQKKLGKAARQRVETMFSWNGVAQQLSDLYESLNEEALEELTLISA, from the coding sequence ATGAATGCTGGTAAGCGTATTGCGCTAATTTCTGTTCACGGCGACCCTGCGATCGAGATTGGTAAAGAAGAAGCAGGAGGACAAAACGTTTACGTTCGCCAAGTGGGCGAAGCTTTAGCAAGACAAGGATGGCAAGTGGATATGTTCACTCGTAAGACCAACCCTACGCAATCCTCAATCGTTCAACATAGTCCTAACTGTCGCACTATTCGCCTCGTTGCTGGTTCTGAAACTTTTATTCCTAGAGATCAACTGTTTGAATATTTACCTACTTTTGTTGACCAGCTACGGCAGTTTCAAAGAGACAATCAGATTCAATATTCTCTCGTCCATACCAATTATTGGTTATCTGCGTGGGTAGGAATGGAATTGAAAAAACACCAACCCCTCAAACAAATCCATACCTATCATTCTCTTGGCGCAATTAAATATCAATCTGTGAGTGAAATTCCTGCTATTGCTGCAACTCGTTTAGAAGTAGAAAAAACCTGTTTAGAAACAGCAGATTGTATTGTTGCTACTTCGCCTCAAGAGCAAGAACACATGAGACAGTTCGTTTCTAGTCAGGGTAAAATTGAAATTATTCCTTGTGGTACTGACATTGATCGCTTTGGTTCAGTCTCAAGTTCGGAAGCTCGTTTACGTTTAGGTATTCCTAAATCAAGTCTGGTAGTATTGTATGTTGGTAGATTTGACCAGCGTAAAGGAATTGAAACTTTAGTTAAAGCGATCGGTAAATCAATATTCCCTGGTTTAGCAGATATACGTTTAATTATTGTTGGTGGTTCTCGTTCTGGACAAAGCGACGGAATTGAAAGAGAAAGAATTGAAGGAATTGTTGATGAGTTAGGGTTACGAGAATTTACTACTTTCCCTGGACAAGTCGATCATGACGAATTACCTAATTATTACGCTGCTGCTAATCTCTGCGTAGTTCCTAGTCATTATGAACCCTTTGGTTTAGTTGCGATCGAAGCAATGGCATCAGGAACGCCCGTAGTTGCTTCAGATGTAGGAGGTTTGAAATTTACCGTTGCTGACGAAAAAACAGGATTACTTTGTCCTCCTCAGGATGAAGAATCTTTTAAAGAAGCGATTGATCGCATTTTATCGCGTCCTACTTGGCAGAAAAAATTAGGTAAAGCTGCTCGCCAAAGAGTAGAAACTATGTTTAGTTGGAATGGAGTTGCTCAACAATTAAGCGATCTTTATGAATCATTGAATGAAGAAGCTTTAGAAGAATTAACTTTAATCAGTGCTTAG
- a CDS encoding HhoA/HhoB/HtrA family serine endopeptidase, translating to MEKSGFLGKVVSHFVALLLGVGLTFGGIKVMSSQADPLTSPSAVNPQNNAIALQLDRNQAQTATNFVSSAIAKTGPAVVRIDTEKTVTRRIDPLFEDPFFRDFFGDRFAAPIPEQRQLRGQGSGFIIDPNGIILTNAHVVSQADRVVVTLKDGREFEGKVQGTDEVTDLAVVKIEPKGAALPVAPLGDSTQVQVGDWAIAVGNPIGLNNTVTLGIISTLSRSSAQVGIPDKRVDFLQTDAAINPGNSGGPLLNERGEVIGINTAIRADANGIGFAIPINKAKTLKDTLAAGQQVPHPYVGIQMVSLTPELARQNNQDPNSAFFVPETAGVLVVRVMPNTPAEKGGVRRGDVILSVDGEPVTTADRLQSIVENSGVNHSLQLEILRGGLGGAEALRGRRIQLKVVTAQLQGMPRTAIE from the coding sequence ATGGAAAAATCAGGATTTCTAGGCAAAGTAGTTAGTCATTTTGTGGCACTTTTGTTAGGAGTCGGATTAACTTTTGGTGGCATTAAGGTCATGTCCTCTCAAGCTGACCCCCTAACTTCACCTTCTGCGGTTAATCCTCAAAATAATGCTATTGCTCTGCAACTTGATCGTAATCAAGCTCAAACTGCAACCAATTTTGTTAGCTCTGCGATCGCAAAAACGGGACCAGCCGTAGTTAGAATTGATACGGAAAAAACCGTGACCCGTAGAATTGATCCTTTATTTGAAGACCCCTTTTTTCGAGACTTTTTTGGCGATCGCTTCGCAGCCCCGATTCCCGAACAAAGACAACTTCGGGGTCAAGGTTCTGGGTTTATTATCGATCCTAATGGGATTATCTTGACTAATGCTCACGTAGTCAGTCAGGCAGACCGAGTAGTAGTAACTCTCAAAGATGGTAGAGAGTTTGAAGGAAAAGTTCAAGGCACAGACGAAGTAACCGACTTAGCAGTAGTCAAAATTGAACCAAAAGGAGCAGCCTTACCAGTCGCACCTTTAGGAGATTCTACCCAGGTACAAGTAGGAGATTGGGCGATCGCAGTTGGGAATCCGATTGGTTTAAATAACACTGTAACGTTGGGAATTATCAGTACTTTATCTCGTTCCTCGGCTCAAGTAGGAATTCCAGATAAACGAGTAGATTTTTTACAAACCGATGCAGCGATCAATCCTGGTAACTCTGGAGGTCCTTTACTCAATGAAAGAGGAGAAGTAATTGGCATTAATACAGCAATTCGGGCTGATGCCAATGGAATTGGGTTTGCCATTCCAATCAATAAAGCTAAAACCCTCAAAGACACTCTAGCTGCTGGTCAACAAGTACCGCATCCCTATGTGGGCATACAAATGGTTAGTTTAACCCCAGAACTTGCCCGACAAAATAATCAAGACCCCAACTCTGCTTTCTTTGTACCCGAAACAGCAGGAGTTTTAGTTGTCAGGGTGATGCCAAATACTCCAGCAGAAAAAGGAGGAGTTCGTCGCGGAGACGTTATTTTATCCGTTGATGGCGAACCAGTAACCACCGCCGACCGCTTGCAGTCGATTGTTGAAAATAGCGGTGTCAATCACAGTCTTCAATTAGAAATTTTGCGAGGCGGTCTCGGCGGAGCCGAGGCACTGCGTGGTCGCCGTATCCAGCTTAAGGTAGTCACAGCCCAACTCCAAGGTATGCCAAGAACTGCTATAGAATAG
- the nuoK gene encoding NADH-quinone oxidoreductase subunit NuoK, translated as MQLEYCLLLAAALFCIGIYGLITSRNAVRVLMSIELMLNAVNLNLMGFSNFLDPTGIKGQVFTVFVITVAAAEAAVGLAIILAIYRNRNTIDMEQFNLLKW; from the coding sequence GTGCAACTGGAATATTGTTTACTTTTAGCTGCTGCTCTTTTTTGTATTGGTATTTATGGCTTAATTACCAGTCGTAATGCAGTGCGGGTTTTAATGTCGATTGAATTAATGCTTAATGCGGTTAATCTTAATTTAATGGGCTTTTCCAATTTTTTAGACCCTACTGGAATAAAAGGTCAAGTATTTACAGTGTTTGTCATTACTGTGGCAGCAGCAGAAGCAGCAGTAGGATTGGCGATTATTTTAGCAATTTATCGCAACCGCAACACTATTGATATGGAACAGTTCAATCTACTGAAATGGTAA
- the ndhI gene encoding NAD(P)H-quinone oxidoreductase subunit I, whose amino-acid sequence MFKVLKQVQDYAKESWQAAKYIGQGLSVTFDHMRRRPITVQYPYEKLIPSERFRGRIHFEFDKCIACEVCVRVCPINLPVVDWEFDKAVKKKKLNHYSIDFGVCIFCGNCVEYCPTNCLSMTEEYELATYDRHELNYDNVALGRLPYKVTQDPMVTPLREFGYLPKGVVDPHDLPAGSKRAGKDPEEILAATKAEDSN is encoded by the coding sequence ATGTTTAAAGTTCTCAAACAAGTTCAAGATTATGCCAAGGAAAGTTGGCAAGCAGCTAAATACATTGGTCAGGGTTTATCAGTAACTTTTGACCACATGAGAAGAAGACCAATTACAGTTCAATATCCCTACGAAAAGTTAATTCCTTCAGAACGCTTTCGCGGTAGAATTCATTTTGAATTTGACAAATGTATTGCTTGTGAAGTTTGCGTTCGTGTTTGTCCGATCAATCTTCCTGTAGTTGACTGGGAATTTGACAAAGCAGTTAAAAAGAAAAAACTAAATCACTACAGTATTGATTTCGGAGTTTGTATCTTCTGCGGTAATTGTGTTGAATATTGTCCTACCAATTGCTTATCCATGACCGAAGAATACGAACTAGCAACTTATGACCGTCACGAACTCAATTATGATAATGTGGCTTTAGGTCGCTTACCGTATAAAGTTACTCAAGATCCAATGGTGACACCTTTACGAGAATTTGGTTATTTACCCAAAGGCGTAGTCGATCCTCACGATCTTCCTGCTGGTTCTAAAAGAGCAGGCAAAGACCCTGAAGAGATTCTAGCAGCAACAAAAGCTGAAGATAGTAACTGA
- a CDS encoding TldD/PmbA family protein, producing the protein MTNLLTDRKNLIADLITRYRSRVDFLSIRLEQAEGTDISLRGEKIETLSEGTSLGGQVRAFYKGGWGFAAFNDLSTLVQRIEEAIAAARIVGDGETTIAAVEAVQATCQLPLTKTDPRLISLTDKKALCDRYNQILRSYDQSIISTSVRYSDTTQTIILATSDGSLIEQSWSDLEMRFSATARNGEIVQTGRETSGSRRGYQDLTNLDLQVEAAARRAVNALTLPTVKGDTYTVVIDPILTGLFVHEAFGHLSEADMAYENPDLLEVMSMGKRFGCPQLQIFDGAAPEGHRGSYYYDDEGTPATTTQLIKDGVLVGRLHSRETAGKLGEQPTGNARCLNYHYPPIVRMTNTWIERGTTPVKDLFQNIKEGVYASNWLGGMTNGEMFTFSAGEAWMIRNGEIAEPVKDVTLSGNVFKTLANIEAIADDFYWDESGGCGKGGQSGLAVGCGGPSLRIKNVVVGGEAIE; encoded by the coding sequence ATGACTAATTTACTCACCGATCGCAAAAACCTGATTGCAGATTTAATCACTCGTTATCGTTCCCGCGTTGACTTTCTTTCGATTCGCCTCGAACAAGCAGAAGGTACTGATATTTCCTTGCGAGGAGAAAAAATTGAAACCCTTAGTGAAGGAACATCTTTGGGTGGACAAGTCAGGGCTTTTTACAAAGGAGGTTGGGGTTTCGCAGCCTTTAATGATTTATCTACTTTAGTTCAACGCATCGAAGAAGCGATCGCTGCTGCTAGAATTGTGGGAGATGGAGAAACTACCATCGCAGCAGTAGAAGCTGTACAAGCTACTTGTCAATTACCTCTAACCAAAACCGATCCGCGTTTAATTTCTTTAACAGATAAAAAAGCTCTTTGCGATCGCTATAATCAAATTTTACGTAGTTACGATCAAAGTATTATTTCTACTTCGGTTCGTTATAGTGATACCACTCAAACTATTATTCTAGCTACTTCTGACGGCAGTTTAATTGAGCAATCTTGGTCAGATTTGGAAATGCGTTTTTCTGCTACAGCGAGAAATGGGGAAATAGTACAAACTGGTAGAGAGACTTCAGGTTCACGTCGAGGATATCAGGATTTAACTAATCTAGATCTACAAGTTGAAGCAGCAGCTAGACGTGCAGTAAATGCCCTTACCCTGCCAACCGTGAAAGGTGATACCTATACAGTAGTGATTGATCCAATCCTAACAGGTTTATTTGTTCACGAAGCTTTTGGGCATCTTTCTGAAGCAGATATGGCTTATGAAAACCCAGATTTATTAGAAGTAATGAGTATGGGTAAACGTTTTGGTTGTCCCCAACTACAAATCTTTGACGGTGCAGCACCAGAAGGACATCGAGGTTCTTATTATTATGATGACGAAGGAACACCTGCAACTACTACTCAATTAATTAAAGATGGTGTTTTGGTAGGAAGATTGCATTCTCGTGAAACAGCAGGAAAATTAGGAGAACAACCCACAGGAAATGCACGCTGTTTAAATTACCATTATCCTCCCATTGTCCGCATGACCAATACTTGGATCGAACGAGGCACAACACCAGTAAAAGATTTATTCCAAAATATCAAAGAAGGAGTATATGCCAGTAATTGGTTGGGAGGTATGACTAATGGGGAAATGTTTACCTTTAGTGCTGGAGAAGCTTGGATGATTCGTAACGGAGAAATAGCCGAACCAGTCAAAGATGTAACTCTTTCAGGAAATGTATTTAAAACTCTAGCTAATATTGAAGCGATCGCAGATGATTTTTATTGGGATGAATCTGGCGGTTGTGGTAAAGGCGGACAAAGCGGTTTAGCGGTTGGTTGTGGAGGCCCTAGTTTAAGAATTAAAAATGTCGTTGTTGGTGGAGAGGCAATTGAATAA
- a CDS encoding iron uptake porin, protein MKQKIIPILVGISGLGFSNPVQAQTADVIQEVEQYSSESINQVTNVNQLRDVSPTDWAYEALRSLVDRYGCIVGYPNQTYRGNQALSRYEFAAGLNACLNQIERLIASSESVAREDLDTINRLTQEFEAELATLGGRVDDLESRTAFLEDHQFSTTTKLAGEVIFGLGSVLAGEADQVAVLGNRTRLELETSFTGKDLLFTRLSTGNFPSFAEETGTFAGDLAFAEPADNDLGLEVLFYNFPLGDKTNIILGPAGIAADDIANTVSVLDGDAASGAISAFGTRNPIYLPPGDAGLGIIHRLADTLELSAGYLASPANEATQGNGLLNGPFSALGQITFTPSESLTIAATYVHGYNQSDTETGSNLANIQSLTEDLFGQAVPTVSNSYSLQFSYSISTRLIVGGWGTLSKVTTLDSLAGQLNRGTQDVWNWAATLALPDLGKEGNLAGIIVGMEPWVTDSSIEGIGDDADTSLHVEAFYQYMLSDNIAITPGVVWVSAPDNNQENDDLVIGTIRTTFSF, encoded by the coding sequence ATGAAACAAAAAATTATCCCCATTCTTGTAGGGATTAGTGGGTTGGGTTTTTCTAATCCTGTACAAGCCCAAACAGCAGATGTAATTCAAGAAGTAGAACAATATTCTAGCGAATCAATCAATCAAGTTACGAATGTCAATCAATTGCGGGATGTATCTCCTACAGATTGGGCTTATGAAGCATTAAGAAGTTTAGTAGACCGTTACGGTTGTATTGTAGGTTATCCCAATCAAACTTATCGTGGCAATCAAGCTTTGTCTCGTTACGAATTTGCAGCAGGATTAAATGCTTGTTTAAATCAGATTGAAAGATTAATTGCTTCGTCTGAATCAGTTGCTAGAGAAGATTTAGATACTATTAACCGACTGACTCAAGAATTTGAAGCTGAACTTGCTACTTTAGGCGGAAGAGTCGATGATTTAGAAAGTAGGACTGCGTTTTTAGAAGATCATCAATTCTCCACCACCACCAAACTAGCAGGAGAAGTAATCTTTGGGTTAGGTAGCGTCTTGGCAGGAGAGGCAGATCAAGTAGCCGTCTTAGGCAATCGTACCCGCCTCGAACTAGAAACCAGCTTCACAGGAAAAGACTTACTCTTTACCCGTCTTTCCACAGGCAACTTTCCCTCCTTTGCCGAAGAAACTGGCACCTTCGCAGGAGACTTAGCCTTTGCCGAACCCGCCGATAATGATTTGGGTTTAGAAGTACTCTTTTATAACTTTCCTCTGGGAGACAAGACTAATATAATTTTAGGTCCAGCAGGAATCGCAGCCGATGACATTGCCAATACCGTGAGTGTCCTCGATGGCGATGCTGCTTCTGGAGCAATTTCTGCTTTTGGCACTCGCAACCCGATTTATTTACCTCCAGGAGATGCTGGGTTGGGAATTATTCATCGTTTAGCAGATACATTAGAACTAAGTGCTGGTTATTTAGCTTCTCCTGCTAATGAGGCAACTCAAGGAAATGGATTATTGAATGGCCCTTTTTCAGCCCTGGGACAAATTACTTTTACTCCTAGTGAAAGTTTAACCATTGCTGCTACCTATGTGCATGGTTATAACCAAAGCGATACCGAAACAGGTAGTAATCTAGCTAACATCCAATCTTTAACTGAAGATTTATTTGGGCAAGCTGTACCCACAGTGAGTAATTCCTATAGCTTACAATTTTCCTATAGTATAAGCACGCGCCTGATTGTCGGTGGTTGGGGTACGTTGAGTAAAGTTACCACTCTTGATTCTTTAGCAGGACAATTGAACCGAGGTACACAGGATGTGTGGAATTGGGCAGCGACTTTAGCATTGCCTGATTTAGGTAAAGAAGGGAATTTAGCAGGAATCATTGTAGGGATGGAACCGTGGGTAACTGATTCAAGTATTGAAGGGATTGGAGATGATGCGGATACTTCCTTACACGTTGAAGCGTTTTATCAGTACATGCTGAGTGATAATATTGCGATTACTCCTGGGGTGGTGTGGGTTTCTGCCCCTGATAATAATCAGGAGAATGATGATCTAGTTATTGGTACTATTCGCACTACTTTTAGTTTTTAA
- a CDS encoding alpha-ketoacid dehydrogenase subunit beta translates to MAETLLFNALREATDEEMARDNTVFVLGEDVGHYGGSYKVTKDLYKKYGELRVLDTPIAENSFCGLAVGAALTGLRPIIEGMNMGFLLLAFNQIANNAGMLRYTSGGNFKIPMVIRGPGGVGRQLGAEHSQRLEAYFHAVPGLKIVACSTPYNAKGLLKSAIRDDNPVLFFEHVLLYNLKEDLPEEEYLVPLDKAEIVRKGKDVTILTYSRMRHHCTQALKSLEKQGYDPEIIDLISLKPFDMETIGESVRKTHRVIIVEECMKTGGIGAELVALINEQLFDELDAPVLRLSSQDIPTPYNGALERLTIVQPEQIVEAVQKMMSVRI, encoded by the coding sequence ATGGCAGAAACTTTATTATTTAATGCTCTACGAGAAGCTACCGACGAAGAAATGGCTAGAGATAATACCGTCTTCGTTTTAGGAGAAGATGTGGGTCATTATGGTGGTTCTTATAAAGTTACCAAAGACCTATATAAAAAATATGGTGAATTACGAGTCTTAGATACTCCCATTGCCGAAAACAGTTTTTGTGGCTTGGCTGTTGGTGCAGCCCTAACTGGCTTACGTCCCATTATTGAAGGGATGAATATGGGCTTTTTGTTGTTGGCGTTTAACCAAATTGCCAATAACGCAGGAATGTTACGTTATACTTCAGGTGGTAATTTCAAAATTCCTATGGTAATTCGTGGCCCTGGTGGTGTAGGAAGACAGTTGGGTGCAGAACACTCTCAACGCTTAGAAGCATATTTTCATGCAGTTCCTGGCTTAAAAATTGTTGCTTGTTCTACCCCATATAATGCCAAAGGATTATTAAAATCTGCCATTAGAGATGATAATCCAGTGTTATTTTTTGAACACGTTCTTCTCTACAACCTCAAAGAAGATTTACCAGAAGAAGAATATCTCGTTCCTTTAGATAAAGCTGAAATAGTTAGAAAAGGTAAAGATGTTACCATCTTGACTTACTCGCGGATGCGTCACCATTGTACTCAAGCCTTAAAATCTTTAGAAAAACAAGGATACGACCCCGAAATTATTGACTTGATTTCCCTCAAACCTTTTGACATGGAAACTATTGGTGAATCAGTCAGAAAAACTCACCGCGTTATTATCGTGGAAGAATGTATGAAAACTGGCGGGATTGGAGCAGAATTAGTTGCTTTGATTAACGAACAGTTATTTGATGAGTTAGATGCGCCAGTACTACGGTTATCTTCTCAAGATATCCCAACTCCTTATAATGGTGCTTTAGAAAGACTGACTATCGTTCAACCAGAACAAATTGTGGAAGCAGTTCAAAAAATGATGTCAGTCCGAATTTGA
- the nuoH gene encoding NADH-quinone oxidoreductase subunit NuoH: MNSGIDLQGSFIEAVKALGLPSGVAQALWLPIPMLLMLIGATVGVLVVVWLERKISAAAQQRIGPEYAGPLGVLQPVADGIKLVFKEDVIPAKSDRWLFTLGPVVVVIPVFLSYLIVPFGQNLAITDLNVGIFIWISLSSIAPIGLLMSGYASNNKYSLLGGLRAAAQSISYEIPLALSVLAVVMMSNSLSTIDIVEQQAGYGILGWNVWRQPVGFIIFWIAALAECERLPFDLPEAEEELVAGYQTEYAGMKFALFYLGSYVNLVLSALVFAVLYLGGWEFIVPLDHLAGWFGVSDTTPWLQVLAASLGIIMTLLKAYFLIFIAILLRWTVPRVRIDQLLDLGWKFLLPVSLANLLITAALKLAFPVAFGG, from the coding sequence ATGAATTCAGGAATCGACCTCCAAGGAAGTTTTATTGAAGCTGTCAAAGCTTTAGGACTTCCCTCTGGTGTAGCACAAGCCCTCTGGTTACCTATACCAATGTTATTGATGCTGATTGGGGCAACAGTAGGAGTTTTAGTAGTTGTTTGGTTAGAAAGAAAAATTTCTGCTGCAGCACAACAACGTATTGGTCCTGAATATGCAGGTCCGTTGGGAGTACTTCAACCAGTAGCCGATGGCATCAAACTTGTTTTTAAAGAAGATGTTATTCCAGCTAAATCCGACCGTTGGTTGTTCACTCTTGGCCCTGTCGTAGTCGTAATTCCTGTGTTTTTATCTTATTTAATTGTTCCTTTTGGACAAAATTTGGCGATTACGGACTTAAATGTCGGGATTTTTATCTGGATTTCTCTTTCAAGTATTGCTCCAATTGGTTTATTAATGTCTGGTTATGCTTCCAATAACAAATACTCACTCTTGGGTGGTTTACGGGCAGCAGCACAGTCAATTAGCTACGAAATTCCCTTGGCATTATCAGTACTCGCAGTCGTGATGATGTCCAACAGTCTTAGTACTATCGATATTGTTGAGCAACAGGCAGGTTATGGCATTCTTGGTTGGAACGTTTGGCGACAACCAGTAGGCTTCATTATTTTTTGGATCGCAGCTTTAGCAGAATGTGAACGTCTTCCTTTTGACCTTCCTGAAGCAGAAGAAGAATTAGTAGCTGGTTACCAAACTGAATATGCAGGCATGAAGTTTGCCCTATTTTACCTTGGGTCTTACGTTAACCTCGTATTATCAGCTCTAGTTTTTGCAGTTCTCTATCTTGGTGGTTGGGAATTTATCGTTCCTTTAGATCATTTAGCTGGTTGGTTTGGAGTAAGTGATACTACTCCTTGGTTACAAGTACTAGCAGCATCTTTAGGAATTATTATGACTTTACTCAAGGCTTACTTCCTAATTTTCATTGCCATTCTTTTACGTTGGACAGTTCCTCGGGTACGAATTGACCAATTACTAGATTTAGGTTGGAAATTTTTACTGCCAGTTTCTTTAGCTAACTTATTAATTACGGCTGCTTTGAAATTAGCTTTTCCTGTGGCTTTTGGTGGTTAG
- a CDS encoding NADH-quinone oxidoreductase subunit J, which yields MTLAEGVQIVSFGVLAAMMLATALGVVLLSNIVYSAFLLGGVFISISGIYILLNADFVAAAQILIYVGAINVLILFAIMLVNKREDFSAIPRRWIRQGATALVCLGLFLLLGTMVMVTPWAIDSTSPAIVENTIVAIGEHFFSDFLLPFELASVLLLMAMVGAIILARRDFIPEILARQETITTSLTLPERPRDLIGSSSTTEK from the coding sequence GTGACCTTAGCTGAAGGTGTTCAAATAGTTTCTTTTGGCGTTTTAGCTGCCATGATGCTGGCTACAGCTTTAGGAGTAGTGCTGTTATCTAATATCGTTTATTCAGCATTTTTATTAGGAGGCGTATTTATCAGTATTTCTGGGATTTACATTCTACTCAATGCTGATTTTGTTGCTGCTGCCCAAATCCTAATTTACGTTGGAGCAATCAACGTTCTAATCTTGTTTGCCATTATGTTGGTAAATAAACGCGAAGATTTTTCGGCAATTCCTCGTCGTTGGATTCGTCAGGGTGCAACTGCATTAGTTTGTCTGGGATTATTTTTGTTGCTGGGAACTATGGTAATGGTTACCCCTTGGGCAATTGATAGTACTTCACCTGCGATCGTGGAAAATACCATCGTAGCAATTGGCGAGCATTTTTTTAGTGACTTTTTATTGCCATTTGAATTAGCTTCTGTGTTGTTATTAATGGCAATGGTAGGAGCAATTATTTTAGCTCGTCGCGATTTTATTCCCGAAATTTTAGCTAGGCAAGAAACTATTACTACTAGTTTGACTTTACCAGAACGTCCTCGTGATTTGATTGGTAGTAGTTCGACAACAGAAAAATAA
- a CDS encoding helix-turn-helix transcriptional regulator, whose protein sequence is MIPQNFIKAIASEHRISSAELEVLSLAMEGESVATMAANLHISEDAVRKRLSEVYQKFQIEGRGPVKLTKLQQRLIRKYQEQAELSTLLAQANHLNLQSSSQPTQTHNYLDWDSAPDVSVFYDRSQELAILNDWIVNQRCRLISLIGIGGIGKTALGVKIAQQIQEQFDYLIWRSLYQAPSLDQLLTDIIQILHPQGEKHQINSLNYKISWLITHFKTHRCLIILDGLENLLLPKELVGTYTQGYENYGQFFRRFGEENSKSCILITSREQVREISFLEGETSPVRSLKIAGLGENAKLLLKEKKLSGQGNWQSLIEIYGGNPLLLKLAATTIQEVFDGNVSDFLDATLFPRNVTNFVRGMLNRLSDLELKILIEIANQSQPILLKDLITSLVNISGGDIISAVVSLRQRSLVEKSANGFIVSPVVREVALS, encoded by the coding sequence ATGATCCCTCAAAACTTCATTAAAGCGATCGCATCTGAACATCGCATTTCTAGTGCTGAACTAGAAGTGTTGTCATTGGCGATGGAGGGAGAATCAGTAGCAACTATGGCAGCGAACCTGCACATCAGTGAGGATGCCGTACGGAAAAGACTTAGTGAGGTGTATCAAAAGTTTCAGATTGAGGGACGAGGTCCTGTTAAACTGACAAAATTACAGCAACGTCTGATCAGAAAGTATCAGGAACAAGCAGAGTTATCGACACTTTTGGCACAAGCTAATCATCTTAATCTTCAATCCTCTTCACAACCAACTCAAACTCATAATTATCTCGATTGGGATAGTGCGCCCGATGTTTCCGTATTTTATGACCGCTCTCAAGAACTAGCTATTCTCAATGATTGGATTGTCAATCAACGTTGTCGTTTAATTTCTTTAATAGGAATAGGTGGAATTGGTAAAACTGCTTTAGGAGTAAAAATTGCTCAACAAATTCAGGAACAATTTGATTATTTAATTTGGCGATCGCTGTATCAAGCACCTTCTCTTGATCAATTATTAACTGATATTATTCAAATTTTGCACCCGCAAGGGGAAAAGCATCAAATTAATAGTTTAAATTATAAAATATCTTGGCTAATTACTCATTTTAAAACTCATCGTTGTTTGATTATTCTGGATGGTTTGGAAAATTTACTTTTACCAAAAGAATTAGTAGGAACTTATACTCAAGGCTACGAAAATTACGGTCAATTTTTTCGTCGCTTTGGTGAAGAAAACTCAAAAAGTTGTATCTTAATTACTAGTCGAGAACAAGTCAGAGAAATTTCTTTCTTAGAAGGAGAAACATCTCCTGTTCGTTCCCTAAAAATAGCAGGATTAGGAGAAAACGCTAAGTTATTATTAAAAGAAAAAAAATTGTCAGGACAAGGAAATTGGCAGAGTTTAATCGAAATTTATGGCGGAAATCCTTTACTACTTAAATTAGCAGCTACTACTATTCAAGAAGTTTTTGATGGCAATGTCAGTGACTTTTTAGATGCTACTTTATTTCCTCGCAATGTCACAAATTTTGTGAGAGGAATGTTAAACAGGCTTTCAGATTTAGAACTAAAAATTTTGATTGAAATTGCTAATCAATCACAACCTATTTTGTTAAAAGATTTGATTACAAGTTTGGTGAATATTTCTGGCGGAGATATTATTAGTGCTGTTGTTTCTTTAAGACAGCGATCGCTTGTAGAAAAATCCGCAAATGGGTTTATAGTCTCTCCTGTAGTTCGAGAAGTTGCTCTTAGTTAA